In Flavimarina sp. Hel_I_48, the following are encoded in one genomic region:
- a CDS encoding glycosyltransferase family 2 protein — MKTAVLMTCFNRKQITLSCLRRLLDQQGDFDIYLVDDGSTDGTGQAVRQEFPQVHVIEGSGDLFWNGGMRLAWQTAIKAESDYNAYIWLNDDTLLYEKALACLIAYSETQGNQHIICAAINDPETGTFTYGGKDLYTNPIEPNGNLQQIHFMNGNVVFVPQSVVDTIGILDASFRHHLGDYDYGLRAQKNNIHVYTTPEYLGSCERNELLVLRGRKPDTTLANRFRFLYSPLGVDPVAEFRYTSRHKGFFTAVKNFTIVNLNNLMGNRLHKFYTQRIRKHVK; from the coding sequence ATGAAAACGGCTGTCCTGATGACTTGTTTCAACCGCAAGCAGATTACCTTAAGCTGCTTACGCCGACTGCTGGACCAGCAGGGGGATTTTGATATCTATCTCGTTGACGACGGGAGTACAGATGGTACAGGGCAGGCAGTGAGACAAGAATTTCCACAAGTGCATGTGATCGAGGGTAGCGGTGATCTCTTCTGGAACGGTGGCATGAGGCTGGCCTGGCAGACCGCTATCAAAGCCGAATCAGATTATAATGCTTATATCTGGCTGAATGATGACACCCTGCTCTATGAAAAGGCACTAGCGTGCCTTATCGCTTACAGCGAAACACAGGGAAATCAACACATCATATGCGCCGCAATCAATGATCCGGAAACAGGAACATTTACATATGGTGGCAAAGATTTATATACAAATCCCATAGAACCTAACGGCAACTTACAGCAAATCCATTTTATGAACGGTAATGTTGTATTTGTACCGCAGTCTGTTGTTGATACAATAGGTATTCTTGATGCTTCCTTCCGGCATCATCTGGGGGACTATGACTACGGTCTTCGGGCACAAAAAAACAACATCCACGTTTATACCACACCAGAATATCTGGGCAGTTGCGAGCGAAACGAGCTTTTGGTCCTACGTGGCAGAAAACCTGATACGACCTTAGCGAATAGGTTTAGGTTTTTGTATTCCCCGCTTGGGGTAGATCCTGTAGCAGAATTTAGATATACCTCAAGGCATAAAGGGTTTTTTACAGCGGTTAAGAATTTTACGATTGTAAACCTT